The genome window TGCGATGCTGATGCGGCCGCCGTCGAGGATCTTCATGGCTTGCTGGAATCCTTCTCCCACATTGCCTAGCACGTTCGCCTCAGGAATGCGGCATTCCTCGAATATCACTTCAGCGGTCTCGCTGGCACGCATGCCCAGCTTGTTCTCCTTCTTGCCTGCCTTCAAGCCAGGCGTGCCGCGTTCCACCACGAAGGCGGTCATGCCCTTGCTGTCGAGCAGCTCGCCGGTGCGCGCGATCACAACCACCGCATCGCTGCTGATGCCATGCGTGATCCAGCATTTGGTGCCGTTGAGCACCCATTCGTTGCCTTCTTGCCGCGCCGTGCATTTCATGCGCATGGCGTCGCTGCCGGTGTTGGGCTCAGTGAGGGCCCAAGCGCCGATCCATTCGCCGGTGGCGAGCTTGGGCAGCCAGCGGCGCTTCTGCTCATCGTTAGCGAAATAGAGGATGTGACCCGTGCAGAGGCTGTTGTGCGCGGCCACGCTCAGGCCCACGCTGCCGCAGATCTTGGCGACCTCCACGATGGTGCTGATGTACTCGTAGTAGCCCAGGCCTGCACCACCGTATTCCTCCGGCACCAGCACGCCTAGCATGCCGGCAGGGCCGAAGTGGTTCCGGAAGAGGTCCTTGGGGAAGTGCTGGCTCTCGTCCCAATCCATCAGGTTCGGGCGCAGCTCGCGTTCGCACAAGTCGCGCACGGCTTGCGCGATCATGGTCTGGCTCTCGGTAGTGGCGAATTCCATCGGTGTCAGTAGGTGAGCAAGGTAACCACCTTGGTATTGTACGATTCGAGCTTCCGCATGCCGTGCAGGAAGCTCAGTTCGATCAAGAAGGAGAAACCGGCCAGGGTGCCCCCCTGCATGCGGACCAACTCAGCTGCTGCTGTAGCGGTGCCGCCTGTTGCCAAGAGATCATCATGCACCAGGACGCGCATGCCGGGCTTCACGCTATCGACGTGCATCTCCACTTCCGCGCTTCCATACTCCAGGTCATACTTGTGGCTCACGGTCTTCCAAGGGAGCTTGCCTTTCTTTCGAACGGTGAGGAAAGGAACGCCGAGGGAGAGGGCGAGTGGCATCCCGAAGAGGAAGCCGCGGCTCTCGATCCCGGCTATGGCATCGATGGGCACGTCCTGCAAACGCTCCCGGAAGCCTTCGGTGATGGCGCGGCAGAGCAGCGGGTCCTCGAGGACAGGAGTGATGTCTCGGAAGAGGATGCCGGGCTTCGGGAAATCGGGCACCGCCCGTATGGCGGCCTCGAGGCGTTGCTGCAGGGCGCTCACTCCACGCTGAGGTAGGGCGCAAGTTTACGGTAGAGGTCCTCATCGATCAGGTGCATGCCCTTGATTGCGGCCACTTCCGCGAACCGGCCGTGATGCTGGCGGTAGGCGATGATGGGTTTGGCCAGCTTCCATCGGATATAGGGATGCGCGGCGAGGTCCTCCACGGTGCATGTGTTCAATGGGATGCGACGGATCAGCAACGTGTCCACCGCGAGCAGCTCTTTCAGCCGTGCCACGGCGTCCGGCTTATCCTTCAGCACATAAACCTCTGAGAGCTGGTCGAGGGAATGGTAGCCCCCCAGGCTCTCGCGGTATTTGGTGATCCCCCGTGCGAATGCCGGCCCGATGCCGGGGAGTGCGATCAGTGCGTTGGTGTCCGCACTGTTCACCTCCAGCTTGACATGGGCACGTCGTGCCTCGCGCGATTCATTCTGACGGGGTGGGAAGGTCCTTGCGCTATCGCGCCCAGGCCACTCGTTTCGTGGCTGGTACCGCTCACGCTTCGGTGCACTGTCAGGCAGGAGGATGAAAGGCTTGAGGCGGTCATAGACATCGGGCTTGATGGTGTACATCCGGGCCACATCCGATTTGGTCCTGAAGCGGCCGCCTTTGGCCCGGTACCGTTCGATGGAAGCCGCTTGCTTCGGTGAGAGCCCGAGCCGCTGCCAGTCCTCCACGCTGATCGTATTCGGGTCGAAAGGGAATGTCTCGGAGGGAGCGGCTTCAGGCTCGTTGCGCGCTGAATCACGCGCGGCCATCCAAGCTTCCATCTCGTTGCGCAGCGGCTCGAGATCCGAAGCGTCGGGCTTGTAGTGAAGGCGGTAATAGTAGAATGCCCCTGCTGCGATCAGGAGCAGCACCATCATCATGGCGTTGCCGCGCCTCTCCGCCTTGTGCAGGTGCAGCAGATCCTTCAGCTGCTCCTTGAAGGGCCTGCTGGCGAACTCTTGCCGCTCCTGCTCACGTTCTTGAGGGGAGGCCATGGCAATGGCATCAGCGTGGGTCGTCGTCGTTCTCCGAGTAGCTGTCCGGCTCGGGCTTGGGCTTGGCGGTGAGCATGCGGAAGAAGAAATAGGCAGTGATGGCGGTGACGCTGCACACAGCGATGAGCATCAAGGTGAGCGCTTCGGTTTTCATGGGGTCACGCGGTCGAGTTGTGCCTTGCGTTTCAAGTAGGCCATGCGGACGAACCAAGCGATGGCAAGGAAGAGCGCGATCAGGATGGCACGGCCAACCCAGACCTGCCATGGTACAGGCTTGGTGAGGTTTTCCCAGATGGTGGGCATCGACTTGAAGAAGACGAAGCCCAGGAAGAGCGGCGTGACGAACTTGATGATGAACCTGAAGACAATGGGTATCTTGATATCAGCGCCATCGTTGATTTCCTTCCAACCCTTGTCCATCCCGAAGACCCAAGCGAAGAGGATGATCTCGAAGAGCGCGAACACCACCAGGCTCACGGTGCCTGCCCAGTAGTCGTACTCGTCGAACACCCCCTCTTCGAACCAGATCACGCAGGGTAGTCCGAGAAGCAGCACGAGCAGGCCGAAGAACCAAGCGGCTGGCCTGTGCTTCCAGCCGAACTCGTCCTTCAAGAAGCCCATCACGGGCGTGCCCATGGCGAGCGAAGAGGTGATGCCGGCGAAGAAGAGCAGTCCGAACCAGCAGATGCCGGCCACAGCTGCGAGCCCTGGGCCCCACTGCGTGAACAGGTAGGGCAGCGTTCGGAAGCCCAGGCCCAATCCACCGGTCTGGGTCAGCTCAACCACCTTCTCGATGCCCAGGTAGCCGATGCTGATCGGGATGATGATGGCAGCTCCGAGCACGACTTCCACGAACTCATTCATCCAGCCCGCGGTCATGGCGTTCAGGGCGATATCGTCCTTCTTGCGCACATAGCTGGCGTAACAATGGATCGAGCCCATGCCCACGCTCAGCGTGAAGAAGATCTGCCCAGCGGCGGCGAGCCAGACCTTGCCGCTCCAGATGCTGCTGTAATCAGGTGTCCAGAGGAAATTCAACCCGAGGGTGCCATCGTTCACCGCGCCATGCTCACCGGCTTGGAGCGTGATGCCGCGCACCGCGAGGAAGATGCCGAACAAGATCAGCAGGGGCATGCCCACCTTGGCCACCTTCTCCACCCCGCCCTGCAAGCCGCGAGCGAGTATCCATGTATTGAGCGCCAGGCAGAGAACCCAGAACAGGATGGCCTCATAGGGAATGCCCGTGGTGGTGGTGCTCACATCCACATAGTTGCCGAAAAAGGAAGCCACCTCCTCGGCACTCTGCCCTTGGAAGGTGCCCACCACGCTGTGCCAGATGTAGCTCAGCGTCCAGCTTTCCAGGTAGCAGTAGTAAGAGGCCACCGCGAGGTTGGTGAATATGCCGAACACGCCGATGTACTTCCATAGGGCGCGCTTCGGATCCATCTGGTGCAGGATGAAAGGCGTGCTGTGATGCCCATGGCGCCCGCCGAATCGGCCCATGCTCCATTCCACCCAGAGCAACGGAATGCCCATGAGCACGAAGCACACGAGGTAGGGGATGATGAAGGCGCCGCCGCCGTTCTGCACGGCCTGCACCGGGAATCGCAGGAAGTTGCCGAGGCCTACGGCATTGCCGGCCATGGCCAGGACCAAACCGACACGGGAGCCCCAAGCTTCTTTTTGTGCGATCGCCATGCAACTGGGTTGAGGCTGGCCAATGTAGTCGGACTGCTGATAGGTTGTTCGTTGCCGGCGTTTCGTTGTCCGGATGGAACTCAACGAGCCTCCGAGAACCGATGACTAACCGCGCGCCAACTGCGCTGCCACCAAAGCGAGCCCCTCCTCGAAGCTGCGCGGCTTCCAGCCCAATACGTTCCGCGCCTTGTCAATCACGAAGCCGGTCTTCGGCGGACGTGCGGCTGGTTGGCCCAAAGTGTCGCTCTTCACCGGTGTCACAACGGAGGTGTCGAGCTTGAAGTAGGCGCCAACGCGCTGCACGAGTTCCAAGATGCTCATGCCATCTGGGCCGCTCAGGTGGTAGATGCCGGTGGCGCCTTGCTTGGCGATGCGGATGCAGCCATCAGCGAGGTCCTCGGCCAGCGTTGGCATGCGCCATTGATCGTCCACCACCTTGATCGGTTGGCCTTTCTCCAGTGCGCCTTTCGCCCAGAGGATCACGTTGCTCCGGCTCAGTCCTGGGGCCACGCCGAACACGATGATGGTGCGCGCGATGCTCCACTTCGCGAGGCCTGATGTCATCACGAGGCGCTCGCCGTCCAGCTTGCTATGTCCATAGGCACTGAGCGGAGCTGGCGCATCCTCTTCGCGGTACGGGCCGTTCTTCCCATCAAAGATGAAGTCGGTGCTCAGGAAGATGAAGTGGCTGCCATGCAACTTGGCCGCTTCGATCAAGTTGTGCGTCGCGGTGATGTTCTGCAAGCGGCACGCTTCCGGGTCGGTCTCACAGGCATCTACGTTCGTCATCGCCGCGCCGTGGATCACCGCATCGGGACGTGTCGCCTCGAATACGCGATACACATCGGACTGGATGGTGTAATCAATGGCATGGTAGCGGTTGCCGAGCGGATCCGGTGTGCGGTCCGGCCCGCGTCCTGTGGCGATCAGCTCAACGCCCGCATCATCGCGCAAGGCGTCCACGAGTTTCTGCCCGAGCAGGCCGTTCGATCCAGTAACGAGGATGCGCATGGGGAAAGGATGAGCGGCGAAGCTACCCGCTCACCGCTTCAGAGCGCCGTACCATCGCCACGGCATATGCACAGGCGCCTTCCTCACGGCCCACGAATCCCATCCGTTCGTTGGTGGTGGCCTTTATGCTCACCGCGTCTTCAGCTACTTGGAGCAAGGGCGCAATGGCGGCGCGCATCGCAGGCACGTGGGGCATCACCTTCGGGCGCTCCATCACCAGCGTGCAGTCCACGTTGCCCACTCGCCAGCCACCTTCATGGAGTTGCTTCACCACTGCTTCGAGCAGGCGCTTGCTATCTGCCCCCTTCCAGGTGGCATCGGTGTTGGGGAAATGCTGGCCGATGTCGCCAAGGCCAACGGCGCCGAGCAACGCATCGCACAAGGCATGCAAGAGCACGTCCGCATCGCTGTGGCCATCGAGGCCGGTTCCATGATCGATCCGCACCCCGCCCAGCCAGAGCTCTCGGCCGGCTGCCAGTTGATGCGCGTCGTAACCGAGGCCGATGCGATAGGGGAGGCTGCCCAATGGGGCCATCAACCGGCTTTCTTCTTGGAGCCCTTGCCATCGAACACGAAGCCCAGCGTGAAGCGGAGCGTGTTGGCCAGCGGGCTGCGTTGCTGGTTGGCGATCAAGTAGCTCATGTCGAGCGCGAACTTGCTGTAACGCAGGCCCAATCCAACGGTGAAGTACTGCCGGTTGCCCTTGTTGAAGTGCTCGTGGAAGTAGCCTGCACGGAAGGCGAACTGCTTGTCGTACCAGTACTCGAGCCCGCCGGCCAGGTTGATCTCCTGCAGCTCCTCGCGGCGCTTGCTGCCTTCATACACGGTGAAAGCGGAGCTGTCCGCGTTCCATTCGCCGAATCCGGGAGCATCGCTGAAGCTGCCGAAGATGCCTTCGGCAACGCCCACGTTCGGGTTGCGACCGCTCGCCACGAGGAACTCGCCAGTGGCGGGGTCACGCTGCTTGGGGTCGTAGATCGGTGGTGTCGGCACCAGGAGCTTATTGGCATCGAGGTTCACGGTGAGGCTGTTGTACTCGTCGAGGTTCACGGTGAAGGCTGGGCCTAAGCGCAGGTTGATCGGGATGAAGTCCTTATTGGCCGATGAGGTGTAGCTCATCTTGGCGCCCACATTGCTCACATTGAGGCCAAAGGCGAAGGTGGCTTCCTTCTCGCCGATCTGCAGTTCCGGTTTCTGGTAGAAGAAGCTCACATCGGCCGCCACGCTCTGGCCCGCCTTGCTGTTGGCGCCCTGCACGCTGATGCCGCCAGTGAGGTTGCTGTTGATGTAGCGGATGGCGATGCCTCCGCTGAAGTTGTCGCTGAATTTCTGCGCGAAGGCCACATCAATGGCGAACTCGGCCGGCTTGAATTCGCGGATGGTGCTGCCGTTGATGTCCGTGAAGGTGATGCTGCCCAGATTGAAGTAGCGAAGGCTCCCGCCAATAGCGCTGCGATCGTTCGACAGCTTCTTGTAACCGGCGATGTAGGCCAAGCTCATGTCTGGCACCAGTTTGCGCAGCCATGGGCTGTAGCTGATGCTGAATTCGCCCTCTTTCTCAGCAAAGGCGAGCTTCGAAGGGTTCCAGTGAATCGAGTTGGCATCCGGTGAAACCGCCACCCCGGCATCGCCCATGCCGCCTGCGCGGCTGTCCACGCTGATCATCAGGAACGGCACCGCCGTGGTGATGGTGTTCATGTTCCCTTCCTTGCAGTCGCGACCGTTGATCTGGTTCACGCAGGCGTTATTCTGAGCCTTACCCGGCACCGCCATGAGAAGGAGCGGTGCAAGAAGGGGCAGGTGCGATCGGCGGCGAAGGGTCATCGTTCGGGTCGTGGAAAGGGGTGCGAATATACTGGCGGTCCGACGGTTGGGGTATTAGCGGAGGATCACGAGTTTCTCGAATTGCTCGGCCTTGGCGCCATCGGGAGCCGCCACGCTGAGGCGGTACACATAAACACCTCGACCGAGGTTGTCGCCGAAGTCGTCGCGCCCATCCCAAGCGAGCGGTTCGGTGCGGAAGCCGTCGCAGGTGAGCCGGCGGTTCAAGGTCTTCACCAATCGTCCGCTCACGGTGAACACCTGGACCTGGGCCTCGAGCGTGTTGCAGGGGCGATTGTGCTCGAAGTAGAACTCGGTGCGCGTGGTGAAGGGATTGGGGTAGTTGAGCACGTGCGCAAGTGCCAGCTCCGCGCTGGAGGCCACAACGAATTCGGTGCTCTTTTCACTGCTGTTGTTGTGCGTGTCCCAGGCCTTCACGGTGAGGGTGTGGGGGCCGTCAGCCAGCTTGCCGAAACGGTAGCGCACCTGACCGCTCTTGTAGGTGTCCACATCGGACTCGTAAAGGTCGTTCAGCACGATGGCCTACTCCGTGTTCTCATCCAGGGTGGCGAGCAGGTCGTGACCGATGCTGGAGCCCACGGTGTTGATGCCATTCTCGTCGAAGATCTTCGAGAAGAGCAAGGGCGTCTCGTTGGTGATGCCGCCGCGCACGAACTGCTCATCGTTCAGGTAAACCTCGATGCGCGGTCCGTCGTTGTCCAAGGGGACGTCGGTTGCTGTACCGCCGACGATCGGGTCGTTGTCGTAGCCGCTGGCGTTATCCGAGAGCGATTCCGCGTAGCACGCCACCCGCCCTTTGCCGAACTGATAGTTGATGTCCTTGGGCACCACGAAGGTGAAGCTGAAGCTGCCATTGGTCACGGTGGCTCGCCCGCGGTAGATCACGTTCTTGCGCACCTTGAAGTTGAAGGGCCCGCCTCCATCGTTGGCAAGTGTGCTCTGCGTCGTCTGCTTATCGTATACGATGGGCACCACCACGCCATTGAAATCCTGCATCGGCTGCCCATTGCCATCATCCACGAATCCGGAGATGCGCACTACACTCAAAGCCTTCAAAGTATCAACTTGTTGACCAAGAGTGTCCGTAAGTGCCGTGATCTGGATCGACTTGCGCGGCATCGCCAGGCGCATGCTTGGGTCGCCGAGGAGGCTGAAGTTGCGGTGGTTGCGCAGGGTGGACTGGGCATAGGCGATATCGAACTTGGTATAGAGGAAGGCATCGCCGATGCGGGCTTCCCGGTTGAGCGAATCGAGCGGCTGGAAGATGTGGTCATAGAAGAAATTGGCGAGCCTGAAGTTCTGGCTGGAATAAGCCAATCTGGTGGTGGTCATGAGCGCAACGCCACCACCGCTTGGATTGAGCAGCACGAATTCACCAGCAGAAGTGCGGCCTGGATCGTCCCAGCGACTGAATTCGCAGGTGGCGGTCATGAAGATCGGCAGGCGGTCCTTATTCGACCACTCTAGAATGGTCGTGTTATCGAGCAGTCGCTCATGCGCCCAACCCACCTCGCCGCCATGGCCGATGTAGTTCACCACCAAGGCACCCTTCTGCACCTTGTCGCGCAGCTCTATGGTGGCCTGCGGGTAGCGCTGCCCACCGGGCGTGGCGATCTGCTGGTAGGCATCGAGGTAGATCTTGTCCACGTTCAGGGTCGGGTACTCGCGGTCCACGCGTCGGGCCAACGAATCACTCTGATCCATGTGGATAACGCCCTCGAAGCCGTCCCCGGTCTGGTCATCGCTCACGAAGAGCACATGCGTGCGCCAATCCGCTATTCCACCATCCCCGTCATTTCCGCAGCTGCCCCCAGATGACGGGATCCCGCGCAGGGCGTCGTACCCCAGGATCTTGTCGACCACCTGCCTGGCCTGCTCGGTGGTATGGGCGATGATGCGCCCCACCCCGATATCGACCAGGTCGCCCGTGCCTTCGCCTTCATTCTCATCGAGCAGGCCGAAGTAGTCGTCGGAGGTGTAAGAGCGCGAGAAGTCGATAGCATCCGCAGTCTGGTAGCTCGGGATGAAGTTCTGATTGCTGGCGCTCAAGGATATGTTGTTGTACGAGCCGTCACCGAAGAGCAGCAAGTAGCGCGGGAGCAGCTCGGGGGCATCATCACCCGCACGGTCATAGAGCATTCGCATGTACCGTTTGATCGCAGTGGCGTCACGCAATCCGCCAGAGAATTCGTTGAATACCTCCTGCGGAGTAACGATACGCACGGTCAATCCCTCGTTCATCCGTCGGTCGGCCAAGCGTTGCGCCTGCGAGAGGAACGCCGGGTGAGAGACGATGACCAGGTCCGTGGGCAATGCCGTGGCGTGCAAGTCCTGATTCGGAACCCGGCCGATGCTGGTTGGCGTCAAGTAGTTGGCATCGCGGAAGGCAATGAACTCCCTGAGGCTCTCCGTGGGCAGTCTGAATGTCTTCTGGTTGCCCACCGTTGTGTATTGGACTGCCATGGGGCTCGTGGGGTCGGTGATGTCCCAGATCCGCTGTGCCTGCTGCGCTTGATCGATCACGAACTCGCTGATTTCGCCGGAGCCTGCCGATGCGAGCGACCGGAACTGCATCTGGTCTCCGCTCATCCGCAGTTCGCGAACGCAATTCAACCGTAGGTAGTTCATCCAGCCCGCTGAGCTCACCGGATCGAACTTATTGAAGGTCACGGTAATCGGCAGGTTGTTGCCCGCCGTGGTCCACGTATAGGTCTGACAGGCTTCCTTGGCCACAGCGCCCGTTGGACTGTTGGTGATGCTCGTCACCGGCAAGGTACCTTCGAATCCGTTGGTCGAGTTCAGGGTGAAGGTGCTCGTATTCTGGACAGTCCCACTGCTGTAGGTGCGGGCCGCAACACAGACTTCAAGCGTCACGGGCACATCGATGGCAAGGTTGGGCACATCGAAGCCGTAGGTATACGTGGTCACGAGGTCATAGACCTCGCCGAACCAGGTGCGGCCGCTCTTGATCAGGTTCACCAAGTCGCGGTCAATGACCTGCCGGTCGTTGAACCGGGTTACAGTCTGTGTGGGAGCATCCGTCGTTGACGCGATGGATGAGATGCGCACTGGGGGCTCCACGTCGATACCGATGAAGTAAGATGCCGAATCCGTGTAGACATGCTTCGTATGGCTGAACAAGTTCCCATTCAATGTCCACCTCAAGGAGCCGTTGGCTTGGAAGAGGAGATAGTCACCTGGGCCGAATACGCCGTCGCCGCCATCAACCATTTCGATCGCATGGGCCTTCAGGTCGGTAGGCACCGGCAGGTTATTCACGAAGGGAAGCAGGCCGTTGTTGTTCCCATACACGTTGATTCGGTCGCTGTTCAACCCCGAGGTGTTCACGCCCAACGAATTGAGGAAATCGTATGTGACCCGGTAAACGCCGTCCTTGGCCAAGGTCATGCGATACCAATCGCCGGTCTCCATCAGCGAATGGTCGGGGTAGTCCATCTTTCGGCTGCCTAGGTCTGAAGTTGCTGCCTCGACCCATTCATAGCGGTACCTCCTCAGTCGTTCGATCGCACCCGTAGCTGGATTTCGCCTGAACGGGAAAACGGAGACCAGCAGGAAGGGGCGCTTTCGAAGCAGCCTCACCTGAGCATGCACATCGGGCTCGGGACCAATGACAGCCAATGTCGGCCACGCGGAAAGCTCAGTTCGAGAAACCTCATCGTACTCGGCATCGACAACGCGCGCCCCTGCGATGCGCGAACCTCTATTGAGCGGAAGGACTTCAACATGCACGGGCAATCCGCCGCGTTCATGGTCCGGTTCGCCGCTCCTGAGCACGGGCGATGGAGGGGCCAGGACTGTTTTGCCCTCGGCCGGAGGCAATTTCCATTCTAGCGTCCGCCAAGGGTCCAATTGGGCAATAGCCGCGCTGAAAGCGGTTACCATCAAGGGAAGGGCGAAGATTCGCGAACTCGTTCTCATGAACCTCAATCAACAGGTTTTCAACAATTCGGATCGAAGTTACTACCTTCGACCCTTGGCTTTCGGGCAGGGGACCAACGGCCTCAGGCGAGCATTATTGCCAAGGGGTGGAGAACCGGTTCGGAAGGGATGCGTATAATTGGCGCTTGCAGTTGGGCTAGACCGCAATAGGAGCATGAAGAGAATCACTCTTTGGCGCGTGCGCGTAGTATTCGGATGGTCGATGCTGGTCGGGCTTGCCGCTCAGGCCCAGGATCCGCAGTTCACCCAATTCTACGCGAACCCGCTCTACCTGAATCCGGCTTTTGCCGGCACCGCTCGCTGCCCGCGGGTCGTGCTCAATTACCGCAACCAGTGGCCCGCCCTCACCGGCACCTTCGTCACTACCAGCGCCAGCTATGATCAGCATATCGATGCCATGCAGGGCGGATTGGGCTTCATTGTAACCAATGACCAGGCAGGCAAAGGCACCTTGAGCACCACGACGGTGAGCGGAATTTATTCATACCAGCAGCCGATATCGAGGAAGTTCTCGCTGAAGGCCGGGTTCCAGGCCACCTATTTCCAGAAGTCGCTCGATTGGAACAAGCTCACATTCGGTGACCAGATCGATCCTAGAAGAGGGTTCATTTACAACACCAATGATGTTCCACGGGGCGGCAGAGTTGGGAATGCCGACTTCAGCGCAGGCCTCCTCGGTTACACGGATATCTACTTTGTGGGATTCGCAGTGCACCACCTCACCCAGCCCAATGAGTCGCTCATTGTCGGCACCAGCCGGTTGCCGATGAAGATCACGGGCCATGCAGGAGCTGCCATCCCCATCGGCATGCGCGGCAAGTATGGGGATGCTCGAACGAAGATCTCACCGAACGTACTATACCAGCAACAAGCGGCGTTCCGTCAATTGAACCTCGGCATGTACGTGGACCACGGTCCGATAACCGCCGGGGTTTGGTACCGTACACGGGACTCGTTCATCATGCTTATCGGGTTCCATACCGAGAAGTTCAAGTTCGGATACAGCTACGACCTCACCACGAGCAAGCTCACCACACGGACCGCTGGATCTCATGAGGTGAGCATGCAGCTGCAGTTCAAGTGCAAACCCAAGAAGCGGAGATTCCGCGTGGTGGCGTGCCCCACGTTCTGAGCCTCTTCATCACCACCAAAAAAACCAAGCACATGAGCCTTGCAAGGAAGACAGGGATCCTGGTGCTGGCCAGCGCCTTCTTCTCGAGTTGCAATTTCGAGAAGAGCGGTGCCACTGGCTGGAACTACAACGACTCCAAGAACGGAGGGTTCGAGAAGGCCAGCTACGAGGACCAGGAGAATGGGCCCGGCTTGGTACTGATCGAGGGCGGTCAGTTCACCATGGGCCGGGTGTCTGATGACCTGCGCCATGAATGGGACCACATCCCGCGCACGGTCACGGTATCGTCCTTCTATATGGATGAGGCTGAAGTGACGAACTTCTACTGGCTCGAGTACTTGTATTGGCTCGACCGTGTCTTTGCGGCCGACTACCCGGAGATCTACAAGAAGGCCCTTCCTGACACCTTGGTGTGGCGCAACAAGCTCGCCTTCAATGAGCCCTATGTGGAATATTACCTGCGCCACCCGGCGTATCGTGATTACCCAGTGGTAGGCGTGAATTGGCTGCAAGCGAACGATTACTGTGCTTGGCGCACTGACCGCGTGAACGAGATTATCCTCATCCGTGAGGGCCTATTCGAGCACTACACCAACCAGATCAACGAAGACCACTTCACCACGGATTCGTACTTGGCTGGCCAGTACGAGAGCGGCAAGAAGGTCGATGGGGTGGTGGACTTCAATCCGAACAAGGACCGCCGGAACATCAAGATGGAGGACGGCGTGCTCCTCCCGCGCTATCGCCTGCCAACTGAGGCGGAATGGGAATATGCCGCCTATGGGATCATCGGTAACACGGTCGATGAGCGTGTGGTGGAGCGCCGGATCTACCCGTGGAACGGTCACTGGGTGCGTTATGATAGCCGCAAGAGCGGAGGTGCATTCTACGGTGACTTCCGGGGGAACTTCATGCGTGGCCGCGGCGATTACATGGGCGTTGCCGGCAGTTTGAATGACAATGCCGATATCACAGCCCCGGTCTTCAGCTACTGGCCGAATGATTACGGGCTGTATAACATGGCCGGCAATGTGAGCGAATGGGTGATGGATGTTTATCGCAACCTGAGCCCAGAGGACAAGGATGATTTCCGCGCCTTCCGCGGCAACGTGTTCAAGACGAAGGTGCTGAACAGCGATGGCGTTGTGCAGGACAAGCACGATCTGGTGATCTACGACGTGGATGGCATCAAGTACTACCTCACCGAGTTCCAGTTGGCGATGCAGGGCCGCGCCATTGATGAAGAAGCCGCGCTCATCGACGAGCTGCTCACTCAGATTGACCAGGCCATTGAATTCGTGAGCACCCGCAAGCACGATGCGGCCATGCAGCGTGTTCAGGACATGATCGACAACATCAAGGGCAAGGACCTGGAGATCTGCCCGAAACTGCTTTCCGGCATCAGCGATTA of Flavobacteriales bacterium contains these proteins:
- a CDS encoding acyl-CoA dehydrogenase family protein, with protein sequence MEFATTESQTMIAQAVRDLCERELRPNLMDWDESQHFPKDLFRNHFGPAGMLGVLVPEEYGGAGLGYYEYISTIVEVAKICGSVGLSVAAHNSLCTGHILYFANDEQKRRWLPKLATGEWIGAWALTEPNTGSDAMRMKCTARQEGNEWVLNGTKCWITHGISSDAVVVIARTGELLDSKGMTAFVVERGTPGLKAGKKENKLGMRASETAEVIFEECRIPEANVLGNVGEGFQQAMKILDGGRISIAALSLGIAKGAYEASVKYAKEREQFGQPIANFQAIAFKLADMATRIEAAELLTLQAADLKNRGKKMTKESAMAKYYASEVAVWASNEAVQIHGGYGYTKDFPVEKFYRDSKLCTIGEGTSEIQKLVISRQVLKG
- a CDS encoding adenine phosphoribosyltransferase gives rise to the protein MSALQQRLEAAIRAVPDFPKPGILFRDITPVLEDPLLCRAITEGFRERLQDVPIDAIAGIESRGFLFGMPLALSLGVPFLTVRKKGKLPWKTVSHKYDLEYGSAEVEMHVDSVKPGMRVLVHDDLLATGGTATAAAELVRMQGGTLAGFSFLIELSFLHGMRKLESYNTKVVTLLTY
- a CDS encoding helix-hairpin-helix domain-containing protein yields the protein MASPQEREQERQEFASRPFKEQLKDLLHLHKAERRGNAMMMVLLLIAAGAFYYYRLHYKPDASDLEPLRNEMEAWMAARDSARNEPEAAPSETFPFDPNTISVEDWQRLGLSPKQAASIERYRAKGGRFRTKSDVARMYTIKPDVYDRLKPFILLPDSAPKRERYQPRNEWPGRDSARTFPPRQNESREARRAHVKLEVNSADTNALIALPGIGPAFARGITKYRESLGGYHSLDQLSEVYVLKDKPDAVARLKELLAVDTLLIRRIPLNTCTVEDLAAHPYIRWKLAKPIIAYRQHHGRFAEVAAIKGMHLIDEDLYRKLAPYLSVE
- a CDS encoding sodium-dependent transporter, giving the protein MAIAQKEAWGSRVGLVLAMAGNAVGLGNFLRFPVQAVQNGGGAFIIPYLVCFVLMGIPLLWVEWSMGRFGGRHGHHSTPFILHQMDPKRALWKYIGVFGIFTNLAVASYYCYLESWTLSYIWHSVVGTFQGQSAEEVASFFGNYVDVSTTTTGIPYEAILFWVLCLALNTWILARGLQGGVEKVAKVGMPLLILFGIFLAVRGITLQAGEHGAVNDGTLGLNFLWTPDYSSIWSGKVWLAAAGQIFFTLSVGMGSIHCYASYVRKKDDIALNAMTAGWMNEFVEVVLGAAIIIPISIGYLGIEKVVELTQTGGLGLGFRTLPYLFTQWGPGLAAVAGICWFGLLFFAGITSSLAMGTPVMGFLKDEFGWKHRPAAWFFGLLVLLLGLPCVIWFEEGVFDEYDYWAGTVSLVVFALFEIILFAWVFGMDKGWKEINDGADIKIPIVFRFIIKFVTPLFLGFVFFKSMPTIWENLTKPVPWQVWVGRAILIALFLAIAWFVRMAYLKRKAQLDRVTP
- a CDS encoding SDR family oxidoreductase produces the protein MRILVTGSNGLLGQKLVDALRDDAGVELIATGRGPDRTPDPLGNRYHAIDYTIQSDVYRVFEATRPDAVIHGAAMTNVDACETDPEACRLQNITATHNLIEAAKLHGSHFIFLSTDFIFDGKNGPYREEDAPAPLSAYGHSKLDGERLVMTSGLAKWSIARTIIVFGVAPGLSRSNVILWAKGALEKGQPIKVVDDQWRMPTLAEDLADGCIRIAKQGATGIYHLSGPDGMSILELVQRVGAYFKLDTSVVTPVKSDTLGQPAARPPKTGFVIDKARNVLGWKPRSFEEGLALVAAQLARG
- a CDS encoding 2-C-methyl-D-erythritol 2,4-cyclodiphosphate synthase; this translates as MAPLGSLPYRIGLGYDAHQLAAGRELWLGGVRIDHGTGLDGHSDADVLLHALCDALLGAVGLGDIGQHFPNTDATWKGADSKRLLEAVVKQLHEGGWRVGNVDCTLVMERPKVMPHVPAMRAAIAPLLQVAEDAVSIKATTNERMGFVGREEGACAYAVAMVRRSEAVSG
- the porV gene encoding type IX secretion system outer membrane channel protein PorV; this translates as MNQINGRDCKEGNMNTITTAVPFLMISVDSRAGGMGDAGVAVSPDANSIHWNPSKLAFAEKEGEFSISYSPWLRKLVPDMSLAYIAGYKKLSNDRSAIGGSLRYFNLGSITFTDINGSTIREFKPAEFAIDVAFAQKFSDNFSGGIAIRYINSNLTGGISVQGANSKAGQSVAADVSFFYQKPELQIGEKEATFAFGLNVSNVGAKMSYTSSANKDFIPINLRLGPAFTVNLDEYNSLTVNLDANKLLVPTPPIYDPKQRDPATGEFLVASGRNPNVGVAEGIFGSFSDAPGFGEWNADSSAFTVYEGSKRREELQEINLAGGLEYWYDKQFAFRAGYFHEHFNKGNRQYFTVGLGLRYSKFALDMSYLIANQQRSPLANTLRFTLGFVFDGKGSKKKAG